In Hasllibacter sp. MH4015, the following proteins share a genomic window:
- the rfbA gene encoding glucose-1-phosphate thymidylyltransferase RfbA, whose amino-acid sequence MARKGIILAGGSGTRLYPVTVGVSKQLLPIYDKPMIYYPLSVLMLSGIREIAIITTPGDQDQFQRTLGDGGQWGLDLTYIEQPSPDGLAQAYLLAKTFLDGAPSAMVLGDNIFFGHGLPEVLASANERARGGTVFGYRVTDPERYGVVDFAADGSVKAIVEKPDVAPSPYAVTGLYFLDGTAPDRAAEVTPSQRGELEITSLLESYLSDGALTVERMGRGYAWLDTGTHESLLDAGNFVRTLTQRQGLQVGSPDEIAFAAGWIDGDALTERAKLFGKTGYGRYLASVRKG is encoded by the coding sequence ATGGCGCGCAAAGGTATCATCCTGGCAGGAGGTTCAGGCACGCGGCTCTACCCGGTGACGGTGGGCGTGTCCAAGCAGCTTCTACCGATCTACGACAAGCCGATGATCTACTATCCCCTGTCGGTCCTGATGCTGTCGGGCATTCGCGAGATTGCGATCATCACCACCCCCGGCGACCAGGATCAGTTTCAGCGTACCTTGGGCGATGGCGGCCAGTGGGGCCTCGACCTTACGTATATCGAGCAACCTAGCCCGGATGGTCTGGCGCAGGCGTATCTTTTGGCCAAGACGTTTCTCGACGGCGCGCCATCGGCCATGGTTCTGGGCGACAACATATTCTTCGGCCACGGTCTGCCCGAGGTCTTGGCATCGGCCAACGAACGTGCGCGTGGCGGGACCGTGTTCGGCTACCGGGTCACGGACCCGGAGCGCTACGGCGTCGTCGATTTTGCCGCCGATGGCAGCGTGAAAGCTATCGTTGAAAAGCCGGATGTCGCACCGTCGCCCTACGCGGTGACGGGTCTCTATTTCCTCGACGGCACGGCCCCCGACCGCGCGGCGGAGGTTACGCCCTCCCAGCGGGGCGAGTTGGAGATCACGAGCCTTCTGGAAAGCTACCTCTCCGACGGCGCCCTGACGGTGGAGCGGATGGGGCGCGGCTATGCCTGGCTCGATACCGGCACCCATGAAAGCCTTCTGGATGCCGGGAATTTCGTCCGCACGCTGACCCAGCGACAGGGGCTTCAGGTCGGCTCCCCCGATGAAATCGCGTTCGCGGCCGGATGGATCGACGGCGATGCCCTGACCGAGCGGGCAAAGCTGTTCGGCAAAACCGGGTATGGCCGCTACCTCGCCTCGGTCCGGAAAGGGTAG
- the rfbD gene encoding dTDP-4-dehydrorhamnose reductase — protein MTLLALGQSGQVARELAEVGVRCIGRAEADLNDPLRCAALIAASDATAVINAAAYTAVDTAEEEEAQAHKINAEAPGAIAQLCAAKNIPFVQISTDYVFDGSGNQPRQPGDVTAPLGAYGRTKLAGEVAVRAAGGPHAILRTSWVFSAHGSNFVKTMLRLGRDRDCLTIVADQIGGPTPARAIAAACVEIANGLSRDPGLSGTYHFSGAPDVSWADFARTIFDVAGITCTVEGIPSEDYPTPAKRPLNSRLDCASTQAAFGLHRPAWREGLHAVVKDLQSR, from the coding sequence ATGACGCTTCTCGCCCTTGGCCAATCGGGGCAGGTGGCACGGGAACTGGCGGAAGTTGGCGTGCGATGCATCGGCCGGGCCGAGGCGGACCTGAACGATCCCTTGCGTTGCGCGGCCCTGATCGCGGCCAGCGATGCCACCGCCGTCATCAACGCCGCCGCCTACACAGCCGTCGACACGGCGGAGGAGGAGGAGGCGCAGGCCCACAAGATCAACGCCGAAGCCCCCGGCGCCATTGCGCAGCTTTGCGCGGCGAAGAATATTCCCTTCGTCCAAATATCCACCGATTACGTCTTCGACGGCTCCGGCAATCAGCCACGGCAACCGGGTGATGTGACGGCTCCCCTCGGGGCCTACGGGCGCACCAAGCTGGCCGGAGAGGTTGCGGTGCGCGCCGCGGGTGGACCCCATGCCATCCTTCGCACGTCGTGGGTCTTTTCGGCCCACGGCTCCAACTTCGTGAAGACGATGCTGCGGCTGGGGCGCGATCGGGACTGCCTGACCATCGTTGCCGATCAGATCGGCGGACCGACACCGGCACGCGCCATTGCGGCGGCCTGTGTGGAGATCGCCAATGGCTTGTCGCGCGACCCCGGATTGAGCGGTACTTACCATTTTTCCGGCGCGCCGGACGTATCCTGGGCCGATTTCGCGCGCACGATTTTCGACGTGGCTGGCATCACTTGCACGGTCGAAGGCATACCGTCCGAAGACTATCCGACCCCGGCAAAACGCCCCCTGAATTCGCGGCTGGACTGCGCATCGACGCAGGCCGCTTTCGGCCTTCACCGCCCCGCGTGGCGCGAGGGGCTGCACGCTGTCGTGAAAGATCTTCAATCGCGCTGA
- the rfbB gene encoding dTDP-glucose 4,6-dehydratase gives MKILVTGGAGFIGSAVVRLAVARGHEVINLDALTYAACLDNVASVAQSNLYTFERGDIRDRATLDAILSRHAPDAILHLAAESHVDRSIDGPGAFIETNVTGTYNLLEAARSHWDALGRPDDFRFHHVSTDEVFGTLGPEGLFTEDTPYAPNSPYSASKAASDHLVRAWHETYGLPTLLTNCSNNYGPFHFPEKLIPVVILKALGGEPIPVYGTGENVRDWLFVEDHADALLCVLAKGQVGRSYNIGGHNELQNIELVRLLCGLLDERRPDAAPHADLITFVPDRPGHDMRYAIDASRIQAELGWSPSVTVEEGLAKTVDWFLDNPQWWRALQDRDGVGQRLGTGA, from the coding sequence ATGAAGATCCTGGTCACGGGCGGGGCGGGGTTCATCGGATCGGCTGTCGTGCGCCTGGCGGTTGCGCGGGGACATGAGGTCATCAACCTAGATGCGCTGACCTATGCCGCATGCCTGGACAACGTGGCCTCCGTCGCGCAATCGAATCTCTACACGTTCGAACGGGGCGATATTCGCGACCGCGCCACGCTCGATGCGATCCTGTCGCGCCACGCACCGGACGCCATCCTTCATTTGGCCGCCGAAAGCCACGTGGATCGCTCCATCGACGGGCCGGGCGCGTTTATCGAAACCAACGTGACCGGCACCTACAATTTGCTCGAGGCTGCCCGCAGCCATTGGGACGCGCTTGGTCGTCCAGACGATTTTCGGTTCCACCACGTCTCCACCGATGAAGTGTTCGGCACGTTGGGTCCGGAGGGTCTGTTTACCGAAGATACGCCCTACGCGCCCAACTCGCCCTATTCCGCGTCAAAGGCCGCATCCGACCATCTGGTCCGGGCATGGCACGAAACCTACGGCCTGCCGACGCTACTGACGAATTGCTCCAACAACTACGGACCGTTCCACTTTCCGGAGAAGCTGATCCCCGTGGTGATCCTCAAGGCTTTAGGCGGAGAGCCGATCCCCGTCTACGGCACTGGCGAAAACGTCCGCGATTGGTTGTTCGTGGAGGACCACGCCGATGCGCTCCTCTGTGTGCTGGCAAAGGGACAGGTCGGGCGGAGCTACAACATTGGTGGGCATAACGAGTTGCAGAATATCGAGCTGGTCCGCTTGCTATGTGGCTTGTTGGACGAACGCCGTCCCGACGCCGCGCCCCACGCCGACCTCATAACCTTCGTCCCCGACCGTCCGGGCCACGATATGCGCTACGCCATCGACGCCTCGCGCATCCAGGCAGAATTGGGCTGGTCGCCGTCCGTCACGGTAGAGGAGGGTCTGGCCAAAACCGTGGACTGGTTCCTCGACAATCCACAGTGGTGGCGCGCCTTGCAGGATCGCGATGGCGTGGGACAGCGCCTGGGAACCGGCGCATGA
- the rfbC gene encoding dTDP-4-dehydrorhamnose 3,5-epimerase — protein sequence MQIEETGLDGLLVLTPKRFGDERGFFAETYNQDTFAAGGITTRFVQDNHSLSAEVGTIRGLHFQAPPRAQAKLVRCGRGRIFDVAVDIRKGSPTFGAYFGIELTFENAKQLLVPEGFAHGFVTREPGTEIIYKCSDTYAPDTEGAVIWNDPDIGIDWGLDGDPILSSKDRVAGRLRNLETPFVYGGTQ from the coding sequence ATGCAGATTGAAGAAACCGGCCTCGACGGCCTTCTGGTCCTGACGCCGAAGCGCTTCGGGGACGAACGGGGCTTCTTCGCCGAAACCTATAATCAAGACACGTTTGCAGCAGGTGGCATCACGACGCGCTTCGTGCAGGACAACCATTCCCTGTCGGCAGAGGTGGGCACCATCCGTGGCTTGCATTTCCAGGCCCCCCCCAGGGCGCAAGCCAAGCTGGTCCGGTGCGGACGGGGGCGGATCTTCGATGTCGCCGTGGATATCCGCAAAGGCTCGCCCACCTTCGGCGCGTATTTCGGCATCGAACTGACCTTCGAGAACGCAAAGCAATTGCTCGTGCCCGAAGGCTTTGCCCATGGCTTCGTCACACGAGAGCCGGGGACCGAGATTATCTACAAATGCTCCGATACGTATGCGCCCGATACGGAAGGCGCGGTGATCTGGAATGATCCAGATATCGGGATCGACTGGGGGCTGGACGGTGATCCGATCCTGTCGAGCAAGGATCGGGTCGCGGGGCGGCTGAGGAACCTTGAAACGCCGTTCGTCTACGGGGGCACGCAATGA
- the hemC gene encoding hydroxymethylbilane synthase, with amino-acid sequence MTTDLPTPAQPLRIGTRGSPLALAQAHETRARLMAAFELPEEAFEIVIIKTTGDDRSLIDADVALKELGGKGLFTKEIEEDMLSSSIDIAVHSMKDMPVEQPAGLVLDCYLPREDVRDAFVALGHDSLHALPEGAVVGSSSLRRRAQLAARRPDLNVVEFRGNVQTRMKKLGDGVADATFLAMAGLRRLGMVDVVKSAIDVEDMLPAVAQGAIGIERRMDDNRAAAMLEAIHDGPTGQRLAAERAFLKGLDGSCQTPIAGLAELDGATLRLRGEILRPDGSEVLTDDRTAPIEDGAALGAEMARELRDRAGPGFFDWH; translated from the coding sequence ATGACGACTGACTTGCCGACCCCCGCACAGCCCCTTCGGATTGGAACACGCGGCTCTCCTTTGGCGCTGGCACAGGCCCATGAAACCCGCGCCCGGCTGATGGCGGCATTCGAACTGCCTGAAGAGGCTTTCGAAATCGTCATCATCAAAACAACCGGCGATGACCGCAGCCTGATCGACGCGGATGTGGCGCTCAAGGAACTGGGCGGCAAGGGGCTCTTCACCAAGGAAATCGAGGAGGACATGTTGTCATCTTCGATAGACATCGCGGTGCATTCCATGAAGGACATGCCCGTGGAACAGCCCGCGGGCCTGGTCCTCGATTGCTATTTGCCGCGCGAAGACGTGCGGGATGCCTTCGTGGCGCTTGGGCATGACAGCCTGCACGCATTGCCGGAGGGTGCCGTGGTCGGATCGTCGTCCCTGCGCCGCCGCGCGCAATTGGCAGCGCGGCGTCCGGACCTCAACGTCGTGGAGTTTCGTGGCAACGTGCAGACCCGGATGAAGAAACTGGGGGACGGGGTGGCCGATGCCACGTTCCTTGCCATGGCCGGTCTGCGCCGTCTGGGCATGGTGGATGTCGTGAAATCCGCCATCGACGTGGAAGACATGCTGCCCGCCGTCGCCCAAGGTGCCATCGGGATCGAACGACGGATGGATGATAACAGGGCAGCCGCGATGTTGGAGGCGATCCACGATGGACCAACCGGCCAACGGCTTGCTGCGGAGCGTGCGTTTCTCAAAGGGCTCGACGGGTCCTGCCAGACACCGATTGCGGGTCTGGCCGAGTTGGACGGCGCAACGCTTCGCCTGCGCGGAGAGATCCTGCGCCCCGATGGATCCGAAGTGCTGACCGACGACCGCACGGCCCCGATCGAGGATGGCGCGGCGCTTGGTGCCGAGATGGCGCGCGAGCTGCGCGACCGGGCGGGGCCAGGCTTCTTCGACTGGCATTGA
- the hemE gene encoding uroporphyrinogen decarboxylase, whose product MPDKKKLLRSLGGEAMDVPPVWLMRQAGRYLPEYRATRAQAGDFLSLCYNPELAAEVTLQPIRRYGFDAAILFADILLIPQALGADLWFVTGEGPRLSTITDASGMARIKSKDDIHEHLAPVYETVRILSQELPQETALIGFAGAPWTVATYMIAGRGTPDQAPAHKLREEDSGTFDALMDLITEATIEYLDMQVRAGAEVVKLFDSWAGSLKGDAFDKYATAPAKKIIAELKSRHPDLPIIAFPREAGDKYVGFANEVGADCLAIDTSVDATWAAEKLQVDGCVQGNLDPKLMVTGGEALQSEARRIVDALKGGPHIFNLGHGITPDADPENVHRLLEAIRG is encoded by the coding sequence ATGCCCGACAAGAAAAAACTGCTGCGCAGCCTCGGCGGGGAAGCGATGGACGTGCCACCGGTTTGGCTGATGCGTCAGGCGGGGCGTTATCTGCCGGAATATCGGGCTACCCGCGCGCAGGCCGGGGATTTCCTGTCGCTGTGCTACAATCCCGAATTGGCCGCCGAGGTCACGTTGCAACCGATCCGGCGCTACGGGTTCGACGCGGCGATCTTGTTCGCCGATATCCTGCTGATCCCACAGGCTCTTGGTGCCGACCTTTGGTTCGTGACCGGCGAAGGGCCGCGCCTGTCCACGATCACCGACGCGTCCGGCATGGCGAGGATAAAGAGCAAAGACGACATCCACGAACACCTCGCCCCGGTCTACGAGACGGTGCGCATCCTATCGCAGGAGCTTCCCCAAGAAACGGCGCTGATCGGCTTTGCGGGCGCGCCCTGGACGGTGGCAACCTACATGATCGCCGGACGCGGGACGCCGGATCAGGCCCCCGCCCACAAGCTACGCGAGGAAGATTCCGGGACGTTCGACGCGCTGATGGACCTGATTACAGAGGCCACTATCGAGTATCTCGACATGCAGGTGCGGGCGGGTGCGGAGGTCGTGAAACTTTTCGATTCCTGGGCCGGCTCCCTCAAGGGCGACGCATTCGACAAATACGCCACTGCACCGGCCAAGAAGATCATTGCCGAGTTGAAATCGCGCCACCCCGATCTTCCCATCATCGCATTCCCGCGCGAAGCGGGTGACAAGTATGTCGGGTTCGCAAACGAAGTCGGCGCGGATTGCCTGGCCATCGATACGTCCGTCGATGCAACATGGGCCGCCGAGAAACTTCAGGTGGATGGCTGCGTACAGGGCAACTTGGACCCCAAGCTGATGGTCACCGGCGGTGAGGCCCTGCAATCGGAGGCGCGCCGGATCGTCGATGCGCTCAAGGGGGGGCCGCATATCTTCAACCTGGGCCACGGGATCACGCCCGATGCCGATCCCGAAAACGTCCATCGCCTGCTGGAAGCCATCCGCGGATAG
- a CDS encoding glycosyltransferase family 25 protein — MQALVINLALEPERMAFMASQLDALSIPYERLEAVTPAHLEPPRDFPYWSRWERPLRTTEMAAFASHRAAWRAVLEGDAPRLILEDDAVLMPGAPRFLERLDTVRDVDLVTLETRGRSKLIGRDPHSAAPMQRLWQDKSGAAAYVLWPTGAQRLLDRVAYAPGLADAILCAAYDLRAWQAVPALACQLDRCAAEGIPPPLATTSAIDAEPRPKAAKTFAQSMRRIAAQVRIGLRRMRRGPGSDYAIVPLDRN; from the coding sequence ATGCAGGCGCTTGTCATCAACCTCGCCTTGGAGCCGGAGCGTATGGCATTCATGGCGTCGCAGTTGGACGCCCTGTCCATCCCATACGAGCGTTTGGAGGCCGTGACCCCGGCGCATCTGGAACCGCCGAGGGACTTTCCCTACTGGAGCCGCTGGGAAAGGCCTTTGCGAACCACAGAAATGGCCGCGTTCGCAAGCCACCGCGCGGCGTGGCGCGCCGTTTTGGAAGGGGACGCGCCGCGCCTGATCTTAGAAGACGACGCGGTTCTGATGCCCGGTGCTCCACGGTTTCTTGAGCGGCTCGACACCGTTCGCGATGTGGATCTTGTCACGCTGGAGACCCGTGGGCGGAGCAAGCTGATTGGGCGTGATCCGCATTCCGCCGCACCCATGCAGCGGTTGTGGCAGGACAAGAGCGGAGCGGCCGCCTATGTCCTGTGGCCGACTGGCGCGCAACGCCTGCTGGACCGGGTGGCTTACGCGCCGGGCCTGGCCGATGCGATCCTGTGCGCGGCCTATGATCTGCGGGCGTGGCAAGCTGTTCCTGCCCTGGCGTGTCAGCTGGATCGTTGTGCCGCGGAAGGAATCCCTCCGCCGCTTGCCACCACCAGCGCGATTGACGCGGAGCCGCGCCCGAAGGCGGCCAAGACCTTTGCCCAAAGCATGCGACGTATCGCGGCGCAGGTGCGGATCGGGCTGCGGCGGATGCGGCGCGGTCCTGGGTCGGACTACGCCATCGTTCCGTTGGACAGGAACTAA
- a CDS encoding glycosyltransferase family 25 protein yields the protein MSREQDTIPPIWPSFVINLAANTVRMDNVRGQFEAQGIEFERIEAVNGNALSVAEMRAAYDADANRRHARRDLVPAEIGCYLSHIEAWRRIATAAAPGGFVFEDDLDASPDLRRVMAALCDDGGSDWDVAKLFSYHPEASVIAERELAPGIQLAVPYRVPTCCLGYALTRAAATRLLDRSVPFFRPVDDDHKYFWENGLRFALTRPIPLQMGDQQTVTGTISQFRRNARGGGISRIWRNLRVQAAYHIALRWHRLRGVR from the coding sequence ATGAGCCGCGAGCAAGACACGATCCCGCCGATCTGGCCGTCTTTCGTCATTAACCTGGCCGCGAATACAGTGCGGATGGACAACGTGCGCGGCCAATTCGAGGCGCAGGGTATCGAGTTTGAACGGATAGAGGCGGTCAATGGGAACGCCCTGAGCGTCGCGGAGATGCGCGCGGCCTATGATGCGGATGCCAATCGCCGCCACGCGCGTCGCGACCTCGTGCCTGCGGAAATTGGATGCTATCTCAGTCACATAGAGGCGTGGCGTCGCATTGCCACCGCCGCCGCGCCCGGTGGTTTCGTGTTCGAGGATGATCTGGACGCCAGCCCCGACCTGCGCCGGGTCATGGCGGCGCTCTGTGACGACGGGGGCAGCGATTGGGATGTTGCAAAGCTCTTTTCTTACCATCCCGAGGCGTCGGTCATCGCGGAGCGGGAATTGGCCCCCGGGATTCAGTTGGCTGTCCCTTACCGTGTCCCGACCTGCTGCCTTGGCTACGCGTTGACCCGTGCAGCGGCGACGCGCCTTTTGGATCGGTCGGTCCCGTTCTTTCGGCCGGTTGACGACGACCACAAGTATTTCTGGGAAAACGGATTGCGCTTCGCCCTGACCCGCCCCATCCCCTTGCAAATGGGCGACCAGCAAACGGTCACAGGCACGATCAGTCAGTTCCGCCGAAATGCACGCGGGGGTGGGATATCGCGCATCTGGCGCAACCTGCGAGTACAGGCGGCGTATCATATCGCATTGCGATGGCATCGGTTGCGCGGGGTGCGTTGA
- a CDS encoding glycosyltransferase family 4 protein: protein MEHRPNPAELDVLVPNFKRRLSGVTATIVRLVPLQAKAMALAAVAPDMPLHVPTIPPSALITMSRNGPSGPRVWHARRNTEMLAGLALKYLLGKRLKLVFTSASQRKHTGYTKWLIDRMDHLIATSRKTAGYLDHPADVILHGIDTTQFSPPDDRAALRNRLGLQDGLLVGCYGRIRAQKGTGDFLDAMIPVLKQVTHGHALIMGRATESHTTYEADLRAKAAASGVGDRIHFLPEVPVHEMADWYRVLDLFVAPQRWEGFGLTPLEAMACGVPVVATTVGAFPELLTAETGKLISPQDIPGMSDAILEMLSDTTKLSAMGASARRHVERNFRIEAEAEAIMAIYRRLLSEG, encoded by the coding sequence ATGGAGCACCGCCCCAATCCCGCCGAGCTTGACGTTCTGGTTCCCAATTTTAAACGGCGGTTGAGCGGCGTGACCGCCACGATCGTGCGCCTGGTTCCCTTGCAGGCGAAGGCGATGGCACTGGCCGCCGTGGCCCCGGACATGCCGCTGCACGTCCCGACGATCCCACCTTCCGCGCTTATCACCATGTCGCGGAACGGACCCTCCGGCCCACGGGTCTGGCACGCCAGGCGAAATACGGAGATGTTGGCGGGCCTCGCCCTGAAATACCTGCTCGGCAAGCGTCTGAAACTGGTCTTCACCTCCGCCTCTCAGCGTAAACACACGGGCTACACCAAGTGGTTGATCGACCGGATGGACCACCTTATCGCCACGTCTCGTAAGACGGCCGGTTACCTCGATCATCCGGCCGATGTGATCCTGCACGGCATCGACACGACGCAGTTTTCGCCGCCCGACGACCGAGCTGCCCTTCGGAACCGGCTGGGACTGCAAGACGGTCTCTTGGTCGGATGCTACGGGCGTATCCGCGCGCAAAAGGGGACGGGTGATTTCCTTGATGCCATGATCCCGGTCCTGAAGCAGGTGACACACGGCCATGCGCTGATCATGGGTCGCGCGACGGAAAGCCATACGACTTACGAGGCCGATCTCCGCGCTAAGGCTGCCGCGTCTGGCGTTGGCGACCGCATCCATTTCCTGCCGGAGGTGCCGGTTCACGAAATGGCGGATTGGTATCGCGTTCTCGATCTTTTCGTGGCGCCGCAGCGCTGGGAAGGGTTCGGATTGACCCCGCTTGAGGCGATGGCCTGCGGGGTTCCGGTCGTGGCCACAACCGTCGGCGCATTTCCGGAATTGCTGACGGCGGAAACGGGCAAGCTGATTTCACCGCAGGACATACCGGGCATGTCCGATGCGATCCTTGAGATGCTGTCGGATACGACCAAACTGTCAGCGATGGGAGCATCCGCGCGACGCCATGTGGAGCGGAATTTCCGGATAGAAGCGGAGGCGGAGGCCATAATGGCGATCTATCGGCGGCTGCTGTCGGAAGGCTAG
- the hemF gene encoding oxygen-dependent coproporphyrinogen oxidase produces MKDLIDDRKTRAAAWFRSLRDEIVEAFEAVEDSQGGDAPAGRFEVTETKRASDDGSDAGGGLMSVMRDGRVFEKVGVNVSAVFGTLGERAQKAMAARGVAGMADDPRFWASGISLVAHMQNPRVPAVHMNTRMFWTPGAWWFGGGSDLNPAIEYEEDTAHFHHVLKDHCDRHDPDYYERFKAWADEYFYVPHRNRARGVGGIFYDDLNTGDWEADFAFTQDVGRAFLPAFLGCVEKRRHEAFTEEDREAQLIHRGLYAEYNLVYDRGTKFGLETGHDANAVLMSLPPIAKWT; encoded by the coding sequence ATGAAAGACCTGATTGATGATCGCAAGACCCGTGCCGCCGCGTGGTTCCGTAGCCTGAGGGACGAGATCGTCGAAGCCTTCGAGGCGGTCGAGGACTCCCAAGGCGGCGATGCGCCAGCGGGTCGGTTCGAGGTCACGGAAACCAAGCGCGCGTCCGACGACGGGTCGGATGCAGGCGGCGGCCTGATGAGCGTCATGCGCGACGGGCGCGTTTTCGAAAAGGTCGGCGTCAATGTCTCCGCCGTGTTCGGAACGTTGGGGGAAAGGGCGCAGAAGGCGATGGCGGCGCGCGGTGTTGCCGGTATGGCGGATGATCCGCGCTTCTGGGCCTCGGGCATCAGCCTGGTTGCGCATATGCAAAATCCTCGCGTCCCGGCAGTTCACATGAACACCCGCATGTTCTGGACCCCCGGAGCGTGGTGGTTCGGTGGTGGGTCGGACCTGAACCCCGCCATCGAGTACGAAGAGGATACGGCGCATTTTCACCATGTCCTCAAGGACCATTGCGACCGCCACGATCCGGACTATTACGAAAGGTTCAAGGCCTGGGCGGATGAGTATTTCTACGTCCCCCACCGAAACCGGGCCCGTGGCGTGGGCGGCATCTTCTACGATGACCTCAATACCGGCGATTGGGAGGCGGATTTCGCCTTCACCCAGGATGTGGGCCGCGCGTTCCTTCCGGCATTTCTGGGCTGCGTGGAGAAACGGCGGCACGAAGCGTTCACGGAAGAAGACCGCGAGGCGCAGCTGATCCACCGCGGCCTCTACGCCGAATACAACCTCGTCTACGACCGTGGCACCAAGTTCGGACTTGAAACCGGGCATGATGCAAACGCCGTGCTGATGTCCCTGCCGCCGATTGCGAAGTGGACCTGA